The following are from one region of the Streptococcus sp. 1643 genome:
- a CDS encoding GNAT family N-acetyltransferase: protein MPVNEYGQIIGESMEGYTPGELPSIDFLEGRYARIEALSVEKHAEDLLAVYGPGTPREMWTYLFQEPVADMEELVTVLNQMLARKDRFYYVIIDKATGKALGTFSLMRIDQNNRVIEVGAVTFSPELRGTRIGTEAQYLLARYVFEELNYRRYEWKCDALNLPSRRAAERLGFVYEGTFRQAVVYKERTRDTDWLSMIDKDWAQVKARLEAWMATENFDKNGRQYKSLREF from the coding sequence ATGCCAGTAAATGAATATGGTCAGATAATTGGTGAGTCAATGGAAGGTTATACTCCAGGAGAATTGCCTTCCATTGATTTCTTAGAAGGGCGCTACGCTCGGATAGAGGCTCTTTCGGTGGAAAAGCATGCGGAGGATTTATTAGCTGTTTATGGTCCAGGTACTCCTCGGGAGATGTGGACCTACCTCTTTCAGGAACCAGTGGCAGATATGGAGGAACTGGTTACCGTCTTAAATCAGATGTTGGCTCGTAAGGACCGTTTTTACTACGTGATTATAGACAAGGCAACTGGTAAGGCTTTGGGAACTTTTTCTCTCATGCGTATTGACCAGAATAACCGAGTAATAGAAGTGGGAGCTGTCACTTTTTCTCCAGAACTCAGGGGAACACGTATAGGGACAGAGGCTCAATATCTCCTAGCTCGCTATGTTTTTGAGGAGCTCAACTATCGTCGCTATGAGTGGAAATGTGATGCTCTAAATCTGCCATCCAGACGAGCTGCGGAACGTTTGGGCTTTGTCTATGAAGGGACATTCCGCCAGGCAGTCGTATATAAGGAGCGTACAAGAGATACGGATTGGTTATCTATGATTGATAAGGACTGGGCTCAAGTCAAAGCTCGTTTGGAAGCATGGATGGCTACTGAAAATTTTGATAAAAATGGACGGCAGTACAAGAGCTTAAGAGAATTCTGA
- a CDS encoding isoprenyl transferase yields the protein MFGFFKKDKAVEVEVPTQVPAHIGIIMDGNGRWAKKRMQPRVFGHKAGMEALQKVTKAANKMGVKVITVYAFSTENWTRPDQEVKFIMNLPVEFYDNYVPELHANNVKIQMIGETDRLPKQTFEALKKAEELTKNNTGLILNFALNYGGRAEITQALKGLAQDVLDAKINPGDITEDMIGDYLFTQHLPKDLRDPDLIIRTSGELRLSNFLPWQAAYSELYFTDTLWPDFDEAALQEAIAAFNHRNRRFGGV from the coding sequence ATGTTTGGATTTTTTAAGAAAGATAAAGCTGTAGAAGTCGAGGTTCCAACACAGGTTCCTGCTCATATTGGCATCATCATGGATGGGAATGGTCGTTGGGCTAAAAAACGGATGCAACCACGGGTTTTTGGTCATAAGGCAGGAATGGAAGCCCTCCAAAAGGTGACCAAGGCAGCTAACAAGATGGGAGTCAAGGTCATCACGGTTTATGCCTTTTCAACGGAAAATTGGACGCGCCCAGATCAAGAAGTCAAGTTTATCATGAACTTGCCCGTTGAGTTTTATGATAACTATGTCCCTGAATTGCATGCAAATAATGTTAAGATTCAGATGATTGGGGAGACAGACCGTTTGCCTAAGCAGACTTTTGAAGCTTTGAAAAAAGCAGAGGAATTGACCAAGAACAATACGGGCTTGATTCTCAATTTTGCGCTTAACTATGGTGGTCGTGCTGAAATTACGCAAGCTCTTAAGGGCTTGGCTCAAGATGTTCTAGATGCTAAAATAAACCCTGGTGACATCACAGAAGATATGATTGGGGACTATCTTTTTACGCAACACCTGCCAAAGGATTTGCGGGATCCTGATTTGATTATCCGTACGAGTGGTGAGTTGCGTTTAAGTAATTTCTTGCCATGGCAAGCAGCCTATAGTGAGCTTTACTTTACGGATACCTTGTGGCCTGATTTTGATGAAGCCGCCTTGCAGGAAGCTATTGCTGCTTTTAACCATCGCAATCGCCGTTTTGGAGGAGTTTAG
- the leuS gene encoding leucine--tRNA ligase — protein MSFYNHKEIEPKWQGYWAKHHTFKTGTDASKPKFYALDMFPYPSGAGLHVGHPEGYTATDILSRYKRAQGYNVLHPMGWDAFGLPAEQYAMDTGNDPAEFTAENIANFKRQINALGFSYDWDREVNTTDPNYYKWTQWIFTKLYEKGLAYEAEVPVNWVEELGTAIANEEVLPDGTSERGGYPVVRKPMRQWMLKITAYAERLLNDLDELDWPESIKDMQRNWIGKSTGANVTFKVKGTDKEFTVFTTRPDTLFGATFTVLAPEHDLVDAITSPEQADAVADYKHQASLKSDLARTDLAKEKTGVWTGAYAINPVNGKEIPIWIADYVLASYGTGAVMAVPAHDQRDWEFAKQFDLPIVEVLEGGNVTEAAYTEDGLHVNSDFLDGLNKEDAIAKIVAWLEEKGCGQEKVTYRLRDWLFSRQRYWGEPIPIIHWEDGTSTAVPESELPLVLPVTKDIRPSGTGESPLANLTDWLEVTREDGVKGRRETNTMPQWAGSSWYYLRYIDPHNTEKLADEDLLKQWLPVDIYVGGAEHAVLHLLYARFWHKFLYDLGVVPTKEPFQKLFNQGMILGTSYRDHRGALVATDRVEKRDGSFFHVETGEELEQAPAKMSKSLKNVVNPDDVVEQYGADTLRVYEMFMGPLDASIAWSEEGLEGSRKFLDRVYRLITSKEIAAENNGALDKVYNETVKSVTEQIESMKFNTAIAQLMVFVNAANKEDKLYVDYAKGFIQLIAPFAPHLAEELWQTVAATGESISYVAWPTWDESKLVEDEIEIVVQIKGKVRAKLMVAKDLSREELQEIALADEKVRAEIDGKEIVKVIAVPNKLVNIVVK, from the coding sequence ATGAGTTTTTACAATCATAAAGAAATTGAGCCTAAGTGGCAGGGCTACTGGGCGAAACATCATACATTTAAGACAGGAACAGATGCATCAAAACCGAAGTTTTATGCTCTCGATATGTTCCCATATCCGTCTGGAGCGGGTCTGCACGTAGGACACCCAGAAGGCTACACTGCAACCGATATCCTCAGCCGTTACAAACGTGCGCAAGGCTACAATGTCCTTCACCCAATGGGATGGGATGCCTTTGGTTTGCCAGCTGAGCAATACGCTATGGATACGGGGAATGACCCAGCAGAATTTACAGCGGAAAACATTGCCAACTTCAAACGTCAAATCAACGCGCTTGGATTCTCTTACGACTGGGATCGTGAGGTTAACACAACAGATCCAAACTACTATAAGTGGACACAATGGATTTTCACTAAGCTTTACGAAAAAGGCTTGGCCTATGAAGCGGAAGTGCCAGTAAACTGGGTTGAAGAGTTGGGAACAGCCATCGCTAATGAAGAAGTCCTTCCTGACGGAACTTCTGAACGTGGTGGCTATCCCGTTGTCCGCAAACCAATGCGCCAATGGATGCTTAAAATCACGGCCTATGCAGAGCGCTTGCTTAATGACTTGGATGAGTTGGATTGGCCAGAGTCTATCAAGGATATGCAACGCAACTGGATTGGGAAATCAACTGGTGCCAATGTAACTTTCAAAGTGAAAGGGACTGACAAGGAATTCACCGTCTTTACTACTCGTCCTGATACTCTTTTCGGTGCGACCTTCACAGTCTTGGCTCCTGAGCATGACTTGGTTGACGCTATCACAAGTCCAGAGCAAGCTGATGCAGTAGCTGACTACAAACACCAAGCTAGTCTCAAGTCTGACTTGGCTCGTACCGACCTTGCCAAGGAAAAAACTGGTGTTTGGACTGGTGCTTATGCTATCAACCCTGTCAATGGCAAGGAAATTCCAATCTGGATTGCGGACTATGTTCTTGCTAGCTATGGAACAGGTGCGGTAATGGCTGTTCCTGCCCATGACCAACGTGACTGGGAATTTGCCAAACAATTTGACCTTCCAATCGTAGAAGTGCTAGAAGGTGGAAACGTAACAGAAGCTGCCTACACAGAAGATGGTCTTCATGTCAATTCAGACTTCCTAGATGGCCTTAACAAAGAAGACGCTATTGCTAAAATTGTGGCTTGGTTGGAAGAAAAAGGCTGCGGTCAAGAAAAAGTCACCTACCGTCTCCGTGACTGGCTCTTTAGCCGTCAACGTTACTGGGGTGAGCCAATTCCAATCATTCATTGGGAAGATGGAACTTCAACAGCTGTTCCAGAAAGTGAATTGCCACTTGTCTTGCCAGTAACCAAGGACATCCGTCCTTCAGGTACTGGTGAAAGCCCGTTGGCTAACTTGACAGATTGGCTGGAAGTGACGCGTGAAGATGGCGTCAAAGGTCGTCGTGAAACCAACACTATGCCACAGTGGGCTGGTTCAAGCTGGTACTACCTCCGTTATATTGACCCACACAATACTGAGAAATTGGCTGATGAGGACCTTCTCAAACAATGGTTGCCAGTAGACATCTACGTGGGTGGGGCAGAGCATGCTGTTCTTCACTTGCTTTATGCTCGTTTCTGGCACAAATTCCTCTATGACCTCGGTGTTGTTCCGACTAAGGAACCATTCCAAAAACTCTTTAACCAAGGAATGATTTTGGGAACAAGCTACCGTGACCACCGTGGAGCTCTTGTAGCGACTGATAGGGTTGAAAAACGTGACGGTTCTTTCTTCCATGTGGAAACAGGAGAAGAGTTGGAGCAAGCACCAGCCAAGATGTCTAAATCGCTCAAGAACGTTGTCAACCCAGACGATGTGGTGGAACAATATGGTGCTGATACCCTTCGTGTTTATGAAATGTTCATGGGGCCACTCGATGCTTCCATCGCTTGGTCAGAAGAAGGTCTGGAAGGAAGCCGTAAATTCCTTGACCGTGTTTACCGTTTGATTACAAGTAAAGAAATTGCTGCGGAAAATAATGGTGCTCTTGACAAGGTTTATAACGAAACCGTTAAATCTGTCACTGAGCAAATTGAGTCCATGAAATTCAACACAGCCATTGCCCAACTTATGGTCTTTGTCAACGCTGCTAATAAGGAAGACAAACTCTATGTGGACTACGCCAAAGGCTTTATCCAATTGATTGCCCCATTTGCGCCTCACTTGGCAGAAGAACTCTGGCAAACTGTTGCTGCAACAGGTGAGTCCATCTCTTACGTGGCTTGGCCAACATGGGACGAAAGCAAATTGGTTGAAGACGAAATCGAAATCGTCGTTCAAATCAAAGGAAAAGTCCGTGCCAAATTGATGGTTGCTAAAGACCTATCACGCGAAGAATTGCAAGAAATCGCTCTGGCTGATGAAAAAGTTAGAGCAGAAATTGACGGCAAGGAAATCGTGAAAGTGATTGCAGTACCTAACAAGCTGGTAAATATCGTTGTGAAATAA
- a CDS encoding phosphatidate cytidylyltransferase has protein sequence MTKDLQKRTLFAVLALAIFLPVLFAGGLLLQIGIGLLAMLGVHELLHMKGLKTMTIEGALTLFATFALTVPLENYLTFLPVDGNVVAYSVLITIMLGTTVFSKNYTIEDAAFPIAVSFYVGFGFNALLDARVAGFDKVLLALFIVWATDSAAYLTGMNFGKHRLAPRVSPNKSIEGFVGGILGAVLITVIFMLVDSTVALPYGIYRMSLFAAFFSVAGQFGDLIESAMKRHFGVKDSGKFIPGHGGVLDRFDSMLIVFPMMHLFGLF, from the coding sequence ATGACCAAGGATTTACAAAAGAGAACATTGTTTGCGGTATTGGCCCTGGCAATTTTCCTTCCAGTCTTGTTTGCAGGAGGGCTCTTGTTGCAGATAGGGATTGGCTTGTTAGCCATGTTAGGCGTCCATGAACTCTTGCACATGAAGGGGCTAAAGACTATGACCATTGAGGGTGCATTGACTCTCTTTGCGACCTTCGCTCTCACAGTTCCTTTGGAAAATTACCTAACATTTTTGCCTGTTGATGGGAATGTAGTTGCCTATAGTGTTCTGATTACCATAATGCTAGGGACAACCGTTTTCAGTAAAAACTATACGATTGAAGATGCCGCTTTCCCAATTGCTGTGAGCTTTTATGTTGGTTTTGGCTTCAATGCCTTACTAGATGCTCGGGTGGCAGGTTTTGACAAGGTACTTTTGGCCCTTTTTATCGTTTGGGCGACAGATAGCGCAGCCTACCTGACAGGGATGAATTTTGGTAAACATAGGTTGGCTCCGAGAGTTTCTCCTAATAAGAGTATTGAGGGCTTTGTCGGGGGTATTCTAGGTGCGGTACTGATAACAGTGATTTTCATGTTAGTGGACAGCACAGTTGCTCTTCCTTATGGGATTTATAGAATGAGTCTCTTTGCTGCCTTCTTCAGTGTGGCAGGTCAGTTTGGTGACTTGATTGAGAGTGCCATGAAACGCCATTTCGGTGTCAAGGATTCTGGAAAATTTATCCCTGGACATGGTGGTGTATTGGATCGCTTTGACAGCATGCTGATTGTGTTTCCAATGATGCACTTATTCGGCCTGTTTTAA
- a CDS encoding ABC transporter permease, translated as MLALLKRDFLLYFRNRSGVFFSLLGALISFLLYIIFLQKNLMDAWSQLPDNKSLLNNWLMGGTLAVTGITTSFTALTQMVQDRENQVDHDLFLTDLGSWGLQLSYLISSLIISFVMQVFMLIVMSLYFQEIPAMNKLFEISLIMLLSSLLSTLVNVLLIYHFQSVDSLGKLATIVGTASGFLVGTYVPMGILPNFAQVLMKCTPATYLASLYRQVLMKEQLETTFMGNSSLLEEFQEKLGIQLNWQNLLTKEETYLIVVSICLLTFLLWLVVVKISSKKIKFIG; from the coding sequence ATGTTAGCCTTATTAAAACGTGATTTTTTGTTGTATTTTCGTAATCGTTCAGGAGTCTTTTTCTCATTACTAGGAGCTTTGATTTCCTTTCTACTCTATATCATTTTTTTGCAGAAAAATTTGATGGATGCCTGGTCCCAACTTCCTGATAATAAGAGTCTATTAAATAACTGGCTGATGGGTGGAACCTTGGCTGTTACTGGGATTACAACCAGTTTTACAGCTTTGACCCAGATGGTACAAGACCGTGAAAATCAAGTGGATCATGATCTCTTTTTGACAGACTTAGGGAGCTGGGGCTTGCAACTGTCTTATCTTATTAGTAGCCTTATCATTTCCTTTGTTATGCAAGTATTTATGCTTATTGTTATGAGCCTTTATTTTCAAGAAATTCCAGCTATGAATAAGCTATTTGAAATAAGTTTAATCATGCTGCTAAGTAGTCTCCTTTCAACATTGGTAAATGTACTCTTGATTTATCATTTCCAGTCAGTAGATAGTCTAGGTAAATTGGCTACCATTGTAGGTACAGCTTCAGGGTTTTTAGTAGGAACTTATGTACCAATGGGAATTCTTCCTAATTTCGCTCAAGTTCTCATGAAGTGCACACCGGCTACCTATCTTGCTTCTCTCTATAGACAGGTCTTAATGAAGGAGCAATTAGAAACTACATTTATGGGGAATAGTAGCTTATTAGAAGAGTTTCAAGAAAAATTAGGAATCCAGCTTAATTGGCAGAACCTTTTAACAAAGGAAGAAACATACTTAATAGTGGTGAGTATCTGCCTCCTAACTTTTCTGCTTTGGCTGGTAGTAGTTAAAATCTCTAGCAAAAAAATAAAATTTATAGGTTAA
- a CDS encoding ABC transporter ATP-binding protein: MILQAKDITKKYGDHIAVRNINLEFKKGSFNAILGPNGAGKSTTISMLIGLKRATNGQIIYAPNTRIGVVFQASVLDGKLTVKENLTIRAQQYKGIKGGRVEDLINQLGLTAFQKQLYGTLSGGQKRRVDIARALLSNPDILFLDEPTTGLDIQTRKSIWDLLYRLQRDEGMTIILTTHYLDEADEADQLYIIDHGKVIAQDSATEIKSEYASNLLKICFKDKQVEKFLPKNMPVEKENEFEYSLYPKSQLEAIDYLTQVREKIAGFEFRPGTMDDAFIALTGREVR, encoded by the coding sequence ATGATTTTACAAGCAAAAGACATCACTAAGAAGTATGGAGACCATATAGCAGTTAGAAATATAAATTTAGAGTTTAAAAAAGGGAGTTTTAATGCAATCTTAGGACCTAATGGGGCTGGTAAATCGACCACGATTTCAATGTTAATCGGACTTAAACGAGCTACTAATGGTCAAATCATCTATGCGCCCAATACTAGGATTGGAGTTGTTTTTCAAGCAAGTGTATTGGATGGAAAGTTGACAGTCAAAGAAAACCTAACCATTCGAGCCCAGCAGTATAAGGGGATTAAAGGTGGTCGTGTGGAAGATTTAATCAATCAACTAGGGTTGACTGCTTTTCAGAAACAACTTTATGGAACTTTATCAGGAGGACAGAAACGTCGAGTTGACATTGCTCGGGCTCTCCTATCCAATCCCGATATTTTATTTCTAGATGAGCCTACGACTGGACTAGATATTCAGACTCGCAAATCCATTTGGGATTTATTGTATCGTCTACAAAGAGATGAAGGGATGACTATTATCTTAACGACTCATTATCTGGATGAAGCAGATGAGGCAGATCAACTTTATATTATAGATCATGGAAAGGTTATTGCTCAAGATTCTGCTACTGAGATTAAAAGTGAGTACGCTTCCAATCTTTTAAAAATTTGTTTTAAAGATAAGCAGGTGGAGAAATTCTTACCTAAGAATATGCCTGTGGAAAAGGAAAATGAGTTTGAGTATAGTCTTTATCCTAAGAGCCAATTGGAAGCGATTGATTATTTGACCCAAGTTCGTGAGAAGATTGCTGGCTTTGAATTTCGTCCAGGAACTATGGATGATGCCTTCATAGCTCTTACAGGAAGAGAGGTGCGCTAA
- a CDS encoding GNAT family N-acetyltransferase, giving the protein MMTIRRQEIVKLEDVLHLYQAVGWTNYTHQPQMLEKALSHSLAIYLALDGDAVVGLVRLVGDGFSSIFVQDLIVLPSYQRQGIGSNLMKEALGDFKDTYQVQLVTEQTEKNLGFYRSLGFETLSTYDCTGMIWVDRKR; this is encoded by the coding sequence ATGATGACTATTAGAAGGCAAGAAATTGTCAAGCTAGAGGATGTTTTGCATCTCTATCAGGCAGTTGGATGGACAAATTATACCCATCAACCTCAGATGCTGGAGAAGGCCTTGTCTCACTCCTTAGCGATTTATCTGGCACTTGATGGTGATGCCGTGGTGGGCTTGGTCCGTTTGGTCGGAGATGGTTTTTCATCAATTTTTGTCCAGGATTTGATCGTTTTGCCTAGCTATCAGCGCCAAGGGATTGGTAGCAACTTGATGAAAGAGGCTTTAGGTGACTTCAAAGATACCTATCAAGTCCAACTAGTGACCGAACAGACAGAAAAAAACTTGGGATTCTATCGATCTCTGGGATTTGAAACCTTATCTACTTATGATTGTACAGGAATGATTTGGGTGGATCGAAAAAGATAA
- the ruvB gene encoding Holliday junction branch migration DNA helicase RuvB, which produces MSRILDNEIMGDEELVERTLRPQYLREYIGQDKVKDQLQIFIEAAKMRDEALDHVLLFGPPGLGKTTMAFVIANELGVNLKQTSGPVIEKAGDLVAILNDLEPGDVLFIDEIHRLPMSVEEVLYSAMEDFYIDIMIGAGEGSRSVHLDLPPFTLIGATTRAGMLSNPLRARFGITGHMEYYAHADLTEIVERTADIFEMEITHEAAAELALRSRGTPRIANRLLKRVRDFAQIMGNGVIDDVITDKALTMLDVDHEGLDYVDQKILRTMIEMYGGGPVGLGTLSVNIAEERETVEDMYEPYLIQKGFIMRTRSGRVATAKAYEHLGYEYSEK; this is translated from the coding sequence ATGAGTAGAATTTTAGACAATGAGATCATGGGGGATGAGGAGTTAGTAGAACGTACCCTCCGTCCCCAATATTTACGTGAATATATCGGTCAGGATAAGGTCAAGGATCAGCTTCAAATCTTTATTGAGGCAGCAAAAATGCGGGATGAGGCACTGGACCATGTTCTTTTATTTGGTCCTCCAGGTCTCGGGAAAACAACCATGGCCTTTGTTATTGCCAATGAACTGGGAGTCAATCTCAAGCAAACGTCTGGTCCTGTTATCGAAAAAGCGGGTGATCTGGTAGCGATTTTGAATGATTTGGAGCCTGGAGACGTTCTCTTTATTGACGAGATTCATCGCTTACCCATGTCGGTGGAAGAGGTGCTCTATAGTGCCATGGAGGACTTCTACATTGATATCATGATTGGGGCTGGAGAGGGCAGTCGCAGTGTTCATTTGGACTTGCCACCTTTTACCTTGATTGGTGCAACGACACGTGCGGGGATGCTCTCAAATCCTCTACGGGCACGTTTTGGGATTACAGGTCATATGGAATACTATGCCCACGCTGACTTGACAGAGATTGTTGAGCGGACAGCAGATATTTTTGAGATGGAAATCACCCATGAGGCAGCTGCTGAGCTGGCCTTACGCAGTCGAGGAACTCCTCGTATTGCCAATCGTCTCCTCAAGCGCGTGCGCGACTTTGCCCAGATTATGGGAAATGGGGTTATCGATGATGTTATTACCGATAAGGCTTTGACCATGCTAGATGTAGACCATGAAGGTTTGGACTATGTAGACCAAAAAATCCTTCGTACCATGATTGAGATGTACGGTGGTGGTCCAGTTGGTTTAGGAACTCTTTCTGTTAATATTGCCGAGGAGCGTGAGACAGTCGAAGATATGTACGAACCTTACCTTATACAAAAAGGCTTTATCATGCGAACTCGTTCTGGACGGGTTGCAACGGCTAAGGCATATGAGCATTTAGGTTATGAATACAGTGAAAAATGA
- a CDS encoding nucleotidyltransferase family protein, whose product MNTVKNEQEILDAFRENPDMMTILTIIRDLGLKDSWLAAGSVRNFIWNLLSDKSPFDSETDVDVIFFDPDVSYEETVSLEKKLREDFPQYQWELKNQVYMHLHSPHTVPYTSSRDAMSKYPERCTAIGLRLHADATLEPFAPYGLEDILKFQISPTPHFLENEDRMKLYQERLSKKNWKEKWENLTFSKNLRKI is encoded by the coding sequence ATGAATACAGTGAAAAATGAGCAAGAAATTCTAGATGCTTTCAGAGAAAATCCAGATATGATGACCATTCTGACCATCATTCGTGACCTTGGTCTGAAAGATTCGTGGTTGGCGGCAGGTTCTGTCAGGAATTTCATCTGGAATCTCTTGTCTGACAAATCGCCTTTTGATAGTGAGACGGATGTGGATGTGATTTTCTTTGATCCAGATGTTTCTTATGAGGAAACAGTGTCCCTAGAGAAAAAACTGAGAGAGGATTTTCCTCAGTATCAGTGGGAGTTGAAAAATCAGGTCTATATGCATCTGCACAGTCCCCACACTGTGCCTTACACGAGTTCCCGTGATGCCATGAGTAAGTATCCAGAACGATGTACGGCGATAGGACTCCGCTTGCATGCCGATGCAACTTTAGAGCCCTTTGCGCCCTATGGTCTAGAGGATATTTTAAAGTTTCAAATTTCCCCAACTCCTCATTTTTTAGAGAATGAGGACCGAATGAAGCTCTATCAAGAACGCTTGTCCAAGAAAAATTGGAAAGAAAAATGGGAAAATCTGACTTTCTCAAAAAACTTAAGAAAAATTTAA